The Chelonoidis abingdonii isolate Lonesome George chromosome 23, CheloAbing_2.0, whole genome shotgun sequence genomic sequence TTTATTTACCTTGACTGACTATTATTGTTCCTCCACTCTGCAGGAGATCACCGCAGAAGTTCCCTTGGATGCCGTCCGCATTTGCCTGAGGGAAAAATAAAGCTCAAAGTTCATTGCAAGTGTGATTCAAAGGCCTCATCTTGAGGATGCTCAGGGCCCTCTCAAAACCCACTCAAGCCAGCGGGCAGAAGGGTCCCAgatgcacccactgaagtcatgcAAGTGCTCAGCACAAGTCTGGTCAGGCctttagaacagtggctctcaacctttccagactacagtaccccttgcaggggtctgatttgtctgGTGAATCCCCAagcttcacctcacttaaaaactgcttgctcaaaaaaaaaaaaaaacctgacaaatACACGTGTCATAGCCACACTACTGCTGACAAATTGTGTACTCTCACCATAGAGTTATAAAAtatatcaattggaatataaatacgtACTTACATTTTAGTGTTTATACTGGTCTATAGGCCatacaagtcattgtatgaaattttagtttgtacagacTTTGCTGATGCTttgtatgtagcctgttgtaaaactaggccaaTATCTAAACGAGTTGATGTACACTCCCCCCCGGAACACCTCTGAATACCCCAGGGGTACATGCaccctctaaagcagtggttctcaactggggtacATTTCCTACTATCTAGGCTCTCACCTTCGTGACAACTTCTCGAACTGGTTTCCCCAGAGCAGCAGGAACTATACTCAAGGCATTGTACCTGGGGGGGCAGAAAGGACATGTTGGTTATCCTCGGCTACCTTAATTTAGCTTagtcaatgaagctacaccagtttacacctgctgaggatttgACCCCCAATAATTAAGCTCACAGGGAGATCAGCACTCATTCCGTGCAGCTTGCTGTTGAATGTTGTCACATTAGCCAGAGGTTCTCCCACTTCACTGTCCTGCAACTCACTTCAGATAAAGTTACTACATGACACCATggtggcagcaggggcagggagaggaggctccagCCCGAGTCTGTGACCCTGGGTGAGAGGGCTGTACacagggggtaggggggagaaggagaaagcTAAATTTGACTCATTGTAATGAACACCCTAAGCACCACCACAAATCCCCGTGGTCAGTGCGTTCCAGCACACCAGCATGAGCTAGCCAGAAGCCACTGAGCTCAGGATCTTGCTGGTATGCCCAGGCTTTCAGTTTTGATCCAAGAGCCTTGTATGTTTGCCTAGGTCTCAAACCAAGTACAGTCACTTAACCATTAATGGTCCCCAGAGTAATGAAGCGACAGGCAagagctggagccccaggtgggtttgtactgaGGGAGCCCTGCAGTTTGCCATGTGGCAGCCCTTTCCCACAGGAGTCAGAGACCATTAGAACTACACTGGGGCAAAGCTGTCTTCTCAGTTGGAGGACGGGGTGCTGCCTTCTGCTATAATGGGCCCCAGTCATCTTAGCTACGTCCCTTCAAATTGCTTTGATTAAGGGCTGAGGTTCTCTTAGAGTGGGGACAAGAAGTCAGTAGGAGCCACATACCTTTTGAAACCCAGGTCATTGTAGCACTGCTTAGTCTCATCAAGATAGAGTTctagggagggaaaaaagatgaAGTTAAAACAACCAGGGAGGATGTGCCATCTCAGCAGTATTTGTTTTATGTCAGTCTGCAAAAAAAatctcagcagcagccagcaaagCAGCTCAGTCAAAACATGACTAGTCTCTAGAACAAGCTCACAAAAAAGCATCATCATCCAGCAAGATATTGCCTCAAACCTAGTTGTTGTCTCCCCTACCCTTCCACCCACGCCTATAACCCACAGAAGAGAGCTTCCCTGAAAGCTCCCTCCAGACACTTCAATACATGTGCTGCCAGGCACACACCCCTGTAGTATCTACAGGCCATCTGTGGCATTGCATGAGGATCCATGGCAGTTTTATACTGAAGAAGGGTGTGGCATGAATGTTACTCAGGAGACTGGTCCAATAGCTTGGCATGGAGGCAGCACATTTTGGGGTATGGACAGAGGGAGAAAAGAGGGATGCTCAGAAGTGGAGCTCAGGCAGGAAATCAGGTTCCACAGAGCTAGTCAAGAGTGGGACAGATCTGCAGATGCAGGTAATCAGTGGGTGGAAGGATATGGGTAACATGTAACCAGAGACAAGCAGGTGACTAAGCCACCTTCACAACCCCCAGATCCTGGCCCCAGCACTGCACTTGGCTGGGCTTAGTACAAGTTAGCAAGCTAGCAAAGATGCTCAGCTCTGAAGTCTGGACTGCCAGTCCCAATTTTAGAGGTTGGAGAAAGGCAtttgctggaagctgaagttaacCACAGAACATGTACAGCAGGCTTCCCCATGCAGCTCTTCCAGTCAAACTGGGGCTGGTTCTAGAGGATATGCCCCAGGGACAAGGCAGACTCCATGCCACCATGTCCtcggcctctctgctgagactcccAGCAATGCACAGGTTTCCTCCACCTGGTTATGCAAGTACAGTATCATTTAACCTTCCAAGCAGCTGCTGATGCCAAGCCCGCTGAGGGCAACTTTTTGGAGCCATTAAATACTAATTACACCTTGTTCACATCTTTCAACTCATGACTACCCAGCATACACAGGAATGAAATATAAGAACAATTCTAGCATGGAAAAGGGGGTGTCACCTTGTCAGAACTCCCTGGggcaagtcccagctctgccctcagctTGTTGGGAGTCCCATTTAAGCTCCCTTGCTCCAGTTCATGGTTGCCGTGTAGCTACCTGGCTACACAACCCACCATAAATAAGTGAGGttcagccagagagcagcacatCTGGGCATGAGGGGTTGTGCTCAGGGCAGGCCTGCACTCTGGCTATTCCCCAGCTGACAAGGACCACAGCACAAGTTAGGGCAGCCCCAGAATAAGGGGGCATGATCAAGACAAGTTTGCAGATAGATATGGATTTGGTAAGTGATCAGTTCAATCTGgtctttagctgtgacactgggtACCTTCCCCAGACCCATGGAAGAACACTTGGTAGCTTGAGcactcatctctctcaccaacagaagttggtctaataaaagatattacctcacccgccttgtctctctaatttcctgggaccgacacagctccAACAACACTGCATCTCTCACTTAATCACTTCCCCTCCATTGCAGGAGCCTCAGGCCTTAAAGCAcccagtccctcctattctctgcctgtggcacaaaaTTGCGGAGTCTCCCTTGGGCTGTAagactttggtctaatttcagttgctggGTGGCTTATGACACACTGGAGGGCAGGCTGGGTGATTGGGTTGTCCCTTCTGCCTTGAACTCTGAGCCTCTGCACCCCAGGTTTTGCATGAGCACAAGGCTGAATAGAGGCTCCTGTACCTTGCTTTCTGAACTGAGTGCATCACTTCCCCAGATGAGACAGGAGAGCTCAGAAACTCTTGGAGGGGAAGTTCCCACCCCCTAGTCCTACCTCCTTTGAAGTAGTTCCCATCGATGAACTCCTGCAGGCCTACCCTCTCCGGCCCGACTCCGATCAGGCGGACGTTGTGACTGTCCAGCAAATCTTTCAGTTTGCTGGTCTCCTTGGCAATCCAGCGGCAAATCTGACAGCCAAACCGCCGCAGGAAGAGCACCACACATGGCTGGTCCCGCCACAAGGCCCGCAGCTCCACCACCTACAGAGAGGCATTACCAGTAGCCACAAGGCCAGCACGACGAACGCATCCTAACAGAACTTACAGATTACAGCAACCTCAACAAATTCAAGGGCCACTGTCCACTGACAAACTCATCAGGTGGTTTGTTTGAAGAGTTAGGAGGAGTTTCCAGTACAGTAATAGAGGGATCATTATCTCTGCCCCTACTATGTGGTTGTCTGGTTTTAGAGAGAAGAGGAGCAGAGAAACATGGCGTGAAATGCACCCACAGAGGAAACGGACTATGCCTAGAAAACCATGACGAGGCCTATACACAAGAGGCCTACTAGTCAAGCCTACTCAGCTCCTAGCATTGGGGCCAAGTTAACAGGANNNNNNNNNNNNNNNNNNNNNNNNNNNNNNNNNNNNNNNNNNNNNNNNNNNNNNNNNNNNNNNNNNNNNNNNNNNNNNNNNNNNNNNNNNNNNNNNNNNNNNNNNNNNNNNNNNNNNNNNNNNNNNNNNNNNNNNNNNNNNNNNNNNNNNNNNNNNNNNNNNNNNNNNNNNNNNNNNNNNNNNNNNNNNNNNNNNNNNNNNNNNNNNNNNNNNNNNNNNNNNNNNNNNNNNNNNNNNNNNNNNNNNNNNNNNNNNNNNNNNNNNNNNNNNNNNNNNNNNNNNNNNNNNNNNNNNNNNNNNNNNNNNNNNNNNNNNNNNNNNNNNNNNNNNNNNNNNNNNNNNNNNNNNNNNNNNNNNNNNNNNNNNNNNNNNNNNNNNNNNNNNNNNNNNNNNNNNNNNNNNNNNNNNNNNNNNNNNNNNNNNNNNNNNNNNNNNNNNNNNNNNNNNNNNNNNNNNNNNNNNNNNNNNNNNNNNNNNNNNNNNNNNNNNNNNNNNNNNNNNNNNNNNNNNNNNNNNNNNNNNNNNNNNNNNNNNNNNNNNNNNNNNNNNNNNNNNNNNNNNNNNNNNNNNNNNNNNNNNNNNNNNNNNNNNNNNNNNNNNNNNNNNNNNNNNNNNNNNNNNNNNNNNNNNNNNNNNNNNNNNNNNNNNNNNNNNNNNNNNNNNNNNNNNNNNNNNNNttttttttttttttaagacaggcAGTGTTATTACACTGACTCATGTCCTTTCCACTTGGGGTGGAAggagattattaattattactacaagtctgaaaaacaaaacaagaaccaGCCACCCACCCCATCAAACAGGGCATTTAACAGAACCTGCTGAGGTTTATTAGGGACACATCGCCCTGCCAGAGTGAGACAACTCCCTGCTGCATTTACCCCTCAGCGGTCTAGTGTTAAAGGAGGGCAAGGCAGGGAACAGCCGGCTGAGAATTGAATTCGCTGGCCTGTGCCAACAAACAACCCCCACCGAGCACAACATGGTACAAAGAGATTTAAGGGTGTCTAAGGGGACCAAGAGTCCTCAGAAACAAGCAACATTCTCATAACTGATTATAAACCATTTCCACTGCGTGTGTCCGTCCCTCTCGCCCCGCACCCCGTTCAAAGGGCTTTTCTCGCGTTTCTGATGCGGGGAGCCGCCTTTCCTGGCCGGGAGGGCAAGGGACGGGCTGGACTGACCCtaacccagggacccctcgcccctCGGCAGCGCTAGCTGAGGGTCCAGCCGGGCCTAGCCCCGGGGAGCGAGCCCGCTTCGCGGggacccctctcccccagccgtGCTCCTCACGGCCGGGAGAGATGCGGACCCCCATCCCCGCCCCACTCACCTGCCCGCTCACTGCATCCTTCAGAGTGTCGGCTCCCACCTTGGCGAGATCCACCGCGGCCATGGCCAGCTGCGCCTGTACCGCGCCCGCTCCCAGCCGGTTCTTTATAGCGCCCGCAGCGATCAGCTGAGCTGCACGCGCACGTGACCCTGCCGGACGGGAGCCACGCCCTTCTCATCTCTATGCATAAGCTAGCAGCCAATCAGCGCCTGCGGGCAGGGCGAGGCTCCTCCCAGGGGCTGTATGGGCGGGGCTAGAAACAGCTGGGTCAAGGAGAGGGGCGGAGCTGGGGATGCAAAGGTGAGCAGTGCAGGGAGCATCTGCGGGGGAAGGGCAAGGGGGGTTGTGCAATGCTTGGCTGGAGTGACTCGGCTAAGGAGCGAATGGAGCAGTGATTGCAGAGGCTGAGCTGTGCCATGTCCCATAGGGGAGGCTCACagacctggaagggaccatgacaggtcatctagtctagtcccctgcactcactgcagcactaagtattatctagaccatccctgacaggtgtttgtccaacctgcacttaaaaatccccaatgatggagattccacaatctccctaggcaatttattccagtgcttaaccagcctgatgggaagtttttcctaatgtgcaaccAAAACCACCATTGCTGCAATTCAAGTCCATTGTATCTTAGCCTGTCCTCAGCAGGATGCAAGAGCTTGGTGAGGCTACAGAATGCGCTGGGTACAGGGCTCGGCGCAGCACCcctggagaaaggaaataaggatgTTATGGCTAAGTCATGCAAAAGGTAGTTGTAGCAGGATTGGTGCAAAATCCATGGGGGACTGAAATGAGGGGGTGCAAGAATTCAGAGGTGGAAACTTTTGCAAAGCAGATGCATGGAAGAGTGTGTAATAAGAGGGGCCAGAAACGAACCCATCCAGAGCAAGGATGAGATGATGCAAAGGCACTCTAAGGTTGCATGAAGGAGCCTGTATAAGGCCAGGGGTACAGAAATAGCAACACACAGAGTGGTTAAATCCTGAGCATGGTTATTAATACTCAGTGGGCACTTGCACTTTACCTGCAGATCATTCAGGGCTTGGTTAGAAGTTTAACCCATATGCACCTGCTGGAAATTTGTGTGCATGCCTGGGGGAAAGGCAGATAAAGCCCAGGAAATGCCTTCCTGTAAACTATGCTTCCTGGCGTTAACCACCAAATAACTTCTGAATCAAAAGGATATTTCTCCCTCTACGGAGATCACTAGAGTGGCACGGAGACAAATTGCTGCTCAGAAAGGCAGTGCTGAATTGCAGCATAGTAATTCTTAGCTCCTGTCTCTCATCTGAGGATCTTACACTGTGTCATGAACATTAGCCAAGCTTCCcctctggctgggaggcagggatGGTTAATACTGGTAACATCAGAGGTGACCAAAGGAATGAGGCGAGACCACATTGTCTAAATATCCAACCACCTTTCATGCAGTCAGAGCCCCTACTGTGGTACCCCTAGAACTGGTCAGACAGCCCTGTCCCCAACAAGCACTTGTTTAAACCCCATTCTTCCAGCTTCTCCCTCAAACCAAAACCACCCACGCCTAACTAATGGACAGGAGAGAAGCCTATTACATTATTATCGCCTCCTCCTACACTCAAGGCACATCTCTGTGGTTTacccaggtcacacagcaaagGTACATGTGTGTCACAGACCAGGCTGGAACCCTGGCTTCCTGCTGCCAAGCATGGGCTCTCACCACCAGGCCGCAACAGTGAGTAACACAATAAATAGTTGTTATTAACAATAGTTTACATTCCTCTAGCGCCTTTCATCCGaggatctcacagtgctttacgAACAATCATTAACCATGGCTAAGATTAACGAACATTAATTAAGTAGAGATGAACCAGAACCAAAACCTCAGCTCTAACCACCTGCAAACGCTGAGGAAGCTCCGTTTCAGATCAGACCTTCCTCATTGCCCCCTATCGCTATatagtaactcctcgcttaacattgtagttgtgttcctgaaaaatactattttaagcAAAATGACATTAAGCCAGAGACGGGCAAACTGCGGCCTGGAAGCGTTGTAATCCATCCCTCAAACTCTCACTGGGAAATGGGGTCTGAGGCTAGCCCCGCTTCATcgctccagccggggagcggTGTTGGGCTCCTGccccatggctcccagaagcagcagcacctccccactctggctcctacacataggggcagccgggggtctctgcacactgcccccaccccaagtactgcccctgaagctcccattggccaggaactgcagccaataggagctgccggggcagtgcctgcagatgaggCAGTGTGCAGATCCCACCCCGGGACTGCCCCCCCAACCACCTTCCATGCCCCAACCTGCTGCCCTAgtcctcatccccctcccaccctgcaaacccctctgtcccagtccggagcaccttcctgcacccccaacccctcatccccagagcccgcacccccagccagagccctcatgccctcccacaccccaacctccaattttgtgagcatccATGGCCCATCATATAATTTtcatactcagatgtggccctcaggccaaaaagtttgcccactcctgtgtTAAGCAattccaatttccccataagaattaatgtaaatgggggggttaggttccagggaaatttttttcaccagacaaaagactatttttttaatacatatacatacacacatatatatacagcATaagtttaaacaatttaatactgtatacATAGCAATGATGATGGTGAAGTGTGGTAAAGGGggagaagtcagagggtggaagacggtgggatatttcccagggaatgccttgctgctaaatgaatTAGCACTTGGctaagccctcaagggttaacatattgTTGTTAATGCAGTCTCACCCTTCTGCACTCTACAGAACACAAGCGTGTCCCTTTCCTGTCTTTAAGACTCCTCATAATGCAGCCTTTCCCTACTTGTCTGCTTCTGGATCTTACTGCATCGCCCCCAGCACCCCCAGGCCTCCCACAATGGCAGCCTCCATCATCCATTCATCTGTCTCTCCCACAAGCACCTTGGCTCTTTCTTCCCCGGCTCACTTATGCCTGGTTCATCGCTCCAGACTAATCAAAAAGGCCACCGCactctccttcaaatccctccgcAAGACCCACCTCCACCTTGCCACAGAATAATCGTCATGCTGATTTTCTCTCTTGTACTGCCCCTCATCCAAGCACAGCAGTGCTTAAATATATTAATGAATGAAGCTTCAAAGCCCCTGTTCTCCCCACTGACAGGACAGATGCTCTGGGGTGAATGTGACTTCACTATCTTCTTTCATACGCATCACAAATTGATACCTAGATTGCCCAGCCCTCCGACTGCGGCTTTATCAAGGGTAGCAAGTTGGTGCAGTCCAACCTCCGATCATTATAAAAACGTTTAGCTTTATTTCCAGCCATACTTCTTACCTGGGATTTTATCTTACCCATAGAGAAGGTTCAAAGCAAATCTGATTAACAAGGGACAATAAAGGTACAGATTTAACATAGGATGAGATATTAAGAGCTAATACTTACAGCACTAATACATTTCTGTTCCAACCCGCTGTTGCCCTGTTATAAAACTAAAGCTATGTATAAAATCCATTTTGACTATATGTTTTGTGTTCACCTGGTCCAATACGGAAGAGCAACTGGTCCAGCAGAGATTCCTGGATACCCGTGGTAAacatctgtcccaaatctggactttagatCCAAATCTGGTGCTCTATGATTCCCCCAAGCTTGTCCAAGCGGATTATTCTCGTGCACTAGATAGGATTCTTGCTCCTATCAGCCTCAGTACCCCAATATCCCTGGGACCCACAAGACCAGCAAGCCCTGggtccctatctcatcccccagtcccccctttcctgggttccCAGACGATCtactatgctccttgaatacacCCACAGGATATTACTTCCCCTGAGCTATCTTAACCTAGATTAGCTCACACAAGTGATTCACCGCCTTTGTCTCGTAGCAGTTatagagaaaaactcaaacacaagagaacgtTGATGTCTCCTCTTCCCCTATATACTTTTTCCCGAAGTTGTTCCGGCCTGGGACATAGAAAGTTAACCAGAACATGGtgccccccctagcctgtcacagaggtagaagagctctgggcacagaaattcctctcccctttgctcactaggaaaagaactctcacaagttttaaaaagacaattatataaaaaaaagaacttacatataacaAACTCTGCATTAAAACTCAATACAGGGTATGgcttataaaaatagaaaacagtctgattaaaaatacCCAATTAACCactccagcaaatcaacacacagTAAATACAACCACAAACACATAACAGCATGCTTGGTTTCTTTGtatcacacttgatagtagaatatagAAAGAGATTGATTACAGAAAAGCGTTCAATCCATAGCGGTGaaacaaagaccccgagttcctttccctgcagactttaaaaaaaatccagttctctgattggtcctctggtcaggtgcttgattcccccctgtccaccccttacaggtaaaagaaaattaacccttacctatctacttatgacaatacTACGTTAAGTATTTGTGGTGTGTGAGTAGGAactctcaaaacattttaatcaATAAATGGAAGTTTAAGTGTAGTTACTGAATGAAACCAAGTGCCCAGAGTCCGCTGACATTACACCGAGCAATGTGTCCGTGAGGAAAGCTTCAGCATAACAGGAGACAGCCAGAGAGACTAAAGTTACATTGATGATGATCACTAGAATCCAGTGAAGAGGGATCTTCCTCCTGTCCTTGGTCATTCAGCTTTTTCTAGATAGGCTTGAGCCTTCAGAAGAATCCTGTGCTGGTGGTCATTTCCTTAGATGAGTAGTAGAGACTCCTCTCTGTGTTCATCCTCTATCACTTGCAGGGCTGACGAatggctctctctcctcccctactTCAAAAAAGTGCATCTGCTCTTGCCAGTGTTTGTTCAGGTGCTGTGAAGGGTGGATGTCCCAGAATTTTTAGTAGTTTCCTGAACAGGGAGAGCTGCATCAGTCCCTTCCTTTCTAGTCCGTATCAAATTTTCCATAACCTCTTCGTTTAGCTCATCCTTTAAAATATGACAAAGTAAAGCAAACAGATGATGAACGTTCAGTTACTATCAATCAAATGGCCAGTACATTTTCCTAGCACCTGCTAGAGTTCTCTTAGAATTTGTTTTCTTATTCATTATCATGAAGTATTAATGCTTATTAATGTCACTCCCCATTTAGAACAAAAGTGTAAGTTATACTGTCTGGCATGATTTTTTCTATAAATAGTGTCCAATATTTGCTGGACAGATCTTACTCTGTAATTAGCTAATTTTGCATCATCTTAAACTGTATAATGCCACAAGGTAAAGATATAGATAAACCCGGCATAAAACAGCAACTGTTTTAGAGATGCCCGTTTCCAAACCAAATATGCTGaaagagacacaaggtgggtgaagtaatatcatTTCTTGAACTAACTTCTGCTGagggaagagacaagctttcaagcttcccTGAGCtttccttcaggtctgggaaaggtaaccagagtgtAACAGAGCTAAATACAAAGTTGGATGGATTGTTAAGCGTAAGAGGTTaacatgttgcaagaaaccacttaaaatgaagtgggcattTATCACCTCTGCAAGTCATAGGACAAAGCAGGGTTAATAGGTTAGTAATTGTTGTAAGGACCTGTAAAACCAGTGTCACTGTT encodes the following:
- the PRXL2B gene encoding prostamide/prostaglandin F synthase, coding for MAAVDLAKVGADTLKDAVSGQVVELRALWRDQPCVVLFLRRFGCQICRWIAKETSKLKDLLDSHNVRLIGVGPERVGLQEFIDGNYFKGELYLDETKQCYNDLGFKRYNALSIVPAALGKPVREVVTKANADGIQGNFCGDLLQSGGTIIVSQGGEKLLLHFIQDSPGDYVPLETIIKTLGISASVKEGVKPQCDEEACTR